The Candidatus Binatota bacterium genome contains a region encoding:
- the tatC gene encoding twin-arginine translocase subunit TatC encodes MAELELPLSGHLEELRRRLGIAAVATLAAFALCYPGSEFFFDLLTAPLFSAAEGTPGVKLIGTGVAEAFFTRLKVALVAALFVALPVILYQLWLFILPALRLGEIRYLRSFVFFGSIFFVAGGVFCYRVVFPVGLPFFLAEYSRIGIEPTLRISEYLSFTSRMLLAFGLTFEMPIVTFFLARTGLVTHVTLLQKGRYAVLVMFVVAAILTPPDAVSQMLMVLPLLLLYLLSIGVAWAFGHDRKADTDNSDIGNDD; translated from the coding sequence ATGGCCGAGCTCGAGCTCCCGCTCAGCGGCCACCTCGAAGAACTAAGGCGCAGGCTGGGCATCGCCGCGGTCGCTACGCTGGCGGCCTTCGCCCTGTGCTACCCCGGTTCAGAGTTCTTCTTCGACCTGCTCACGGCGCCGCTGTTCAGCGCTGCCGAGGGAACACCGGGGGTAAAACTCATCGGCACGGGCGTGGCCGAGGCTTTTTTCACGCGCTTGAAGGTGGCGTTGGTAGCAGCGCTGTTCGTCGCCCTGCCCGTCATCCTCTACCAGCTGTGGCTGTTCATCCTGCCGGCGCTGCGCCTGGGAGAGATCCGCTACCTGCGCTCCTTCGTGTTCTTCGGATCGATTTTTTTCGTCGCCGGCGGCGTGTTCTGCTACCGAGTGGTATTCCCCGTCGGCTTGCCCTTCTTCCTGGCCGAGTACAGCCGCATAGGCATAGAGCCAACCCTGCGCATCAGCGAGTACCTGTCGTTCACCTCTCGCATGCTGCTGGCCTTCGGCCTCACCTTCGAGATGCCCATCGTGACTTTCTTCCTGGCCAGAACGGGGCTGGTCACCCATGTAACCTTGCTGCAGAAAGGACGCTACGCGGTGCTGGTCATGTTCGTGGTGGCCGCCATACTGACGCCACCCGACGCCGTGTCGCAGATGCTGATGGTGCTGCCGCTGCTGCTGCTGTACCTGCTCTCTATAGGCGTCGCCTGGGCTTTCGGCCACGACCGCAAGGCCGACACTGACAATTCAGATATAGGCAACGACGACTGA
- a CDS encoding tyrosine recombinase XerC: MNVAHQDVAPATGKFDPFPAEKPLPVTNALSAHRSIVTMSAVVVEQADSSRSGTGWETTAHRRLEQAREAAGLASDAPLLGELLGFARYLHVERGHSANTVRAYMGDIGRYVIFLYERGFMQGRSPDCNELVATGSGAVKSWLASRLPDCRRSTLARNLSSLRTLFRFLSRDGLLADPGEGMKSPRVPAVLPPCLSVEDVDTLLESTAGSDDGSLRDRALLEVIYSCGLRASECVGMDWTDVNQELGVVRVMGKGNKERIVPVGSRALDALAHYRHGWTRKRSDVDAVFVNWSGSRLSSRSAGRVLDRRLLESGLSARVGPHSLRHSFATHLLESGADLRSIQEMLGHASLSTTQKYTHLDMKHLSEVYDRAHPRA, from the coding sequence ATGAACGTCGCCCACCAGGATGTTGCCCCGGCGACCGGCAAATTCGACCCTTTCCCCGCGGAGAAACCGCTGCCTGTTACTAATGCTTTGTCGGCTCACCGCAGTATTGTTACCATGTCAGCAGTGGTCGTGGAACAGGCAGACTCATCTCGATCGGGCACAGGCTGGGAAACCACCGCCCATCGCAGGCTGGAGCAGGCGCGCGAAGCGGCCGGTCTAGCCAGCGACGCGCCCTTGTTGGGCGAGTTGCTCGGCTTTGCCCGCTACCTTCACGTCGAGCGCGGGCATTCGGCCAACACCGTGCGCGCCTACATGGGCGACATAGGCCGCTACGTGATATTTCTCTACGAGCGCGGCTTCATGCAGGGCCGGTCGCCGGATTGCAACGAGCTGGTGGCCACCGGCTCGGGGGCCGTGAAGTCCTGGCTCGCCTCGCGCCTGCCCGACTGCCGTCGCAGCACCCTGGCCCGCAACCTGTCGTCGCTCAGAACCCTGTTCCGTTTTCTTTCGAGGGACGGCCTGCTCGCCGACCCGGGCGAGGGCATGAAGTCCCCACGCGTGCCCGCCGTGTTGCCACCCTGCCTGTCGGTAGAGGACGTCGACACCCTGTTGGAGTCGACCGCGGGCAGCGACGACGGCTCGCTCAGGGACCGCGCCCTGCTCGAAGTCATTTACTCCTGTGGCCTGCGTGCCTCCGAATGCGTGGGCATGGACTGGACCGACGTCAACCAGGAACTCGGGGTGGTCAGGGTGATGGGCAAGGGCAACAAGGAACGCATCGTGCCGGTGGGCAGCCGCGCGCTCGACGCGCTGGCCCACTACCGCCACGGCTGGACGCGAAAGCGGAGCGACGTCGACGCGGTGTTCGTCAACTGGTCGGGGTCGCGACTGAGCTCGCGCAGCGCCGGGCGCGTGCTCGACCGGCGCCTGCTCGAGTCGGGGCTGAGCGCGCGCGTGGGACCCCACTCGCTGCGCCACTCCTTTGCCACCCACCTGCTCGAAAGCGGGGCCGACCTCAGGTCCATACAGGAGATGCTCGGGCACGCTTCACTCTCGACCACACAGAAGTACACCCACTTGGACATGAAGCACCTCTCGGAGGTCTACGACCGCGCCCACCCGCGGGCCTGA
- a CDS encoding acetylornithine transaminase: MERPEVAEKTQPSVELTENFTVGNYARFPVAFTHGEGRYLWDEGGRRYLDFFSGLGVSCLGHGHPALLEAITEQAGKLLHTSNLYSHAPGAELARRLCELSFADRVFLCNSGTEAIEAAIKMARRAKPDRHEIVTAFGSFHGRTMGALAATGQPALHEGFGPMPPGFVHVKYGDPAAVAAAVKPDTAAVLVEPILGESGVVLPPPGYLAELRSICDREGVLLLLDEVQTGIGRTGTLFACEGEDVKPDILATAKGLAGGLPVGAVLATEQVAAALVPGSHGSTFGGNPVASAAALAVLDSFDKEGILKNCRETGEYLAAGLRRLFEGHPDVVEIRGRGLMLGVEFSKPTGPLVLAALEQGLLVNAAAGTVLRLLPPLTLTREEADEGLDLLATALKNSGLER, encoded by the coding sequence ATGGAGCGTCCTGAAGTGGCCGAGAAAACCCAGCCCAGTGTCGAGCTCACCGAGAACTTCACGGTGGGCAACTACGCGAGGTTTCCCGTTGCCTTTACGCACGGCGAAGGCCGCTACCTGTGGGACGAAGGCGGGCGGCGCTACCTGGATTTCTTCAGCGGCCTGGGCGTCAGCTGCCTCGGGCACGGCCACCCCGCCCTGCTTGAGGCCATCACCGAGCAGGCCGGCAAGCTGCTGCACACTTCGAACCTGTACAGCCACGCACCTGGAGCCGAACTCGCACGGCGACTTTGCGAACTCAGTTTCGCCGACCGGGTTTTCCTGTGCAACAGCGGTACCGAGGCCATCGAAGCAGCCATAAAAATGGCGCGCAGGGCCAAGCCCGACCGACACGAAATCGTGACCGCATTCGGTTCTTTTCACGGCAGGACGATGGGGGCGCTGGCGGCAACCGGACAACCCGCCCTGCACGAAGGCTTCGGACCCATGCCGCCAGGCTTTGTGCACGTGAAGTACGGTGACCCCGCGGCCGTGGCCGCCGCCGTGAAGCCCGACACCGCTGCCGTGCTCGTGGAACCCATACTCGGCGAAAGCGGCGTGGTGCTTCCCCCGCCCGGCTACCTGGCCGAGCTGCGCAGTATCTGCGACCGCGAGGGCGTACTGCTGCTGCTCGACGAGGTTCAGACCGGCATCGGCCGAACGGGAACCCTGTTTGCCTGCGAGGGGGAAGACGTAAAACCCGACATCCTGGCCACCGCCAAGGGGCTGGCCGGCGGTCTGCCGGTGGGCGCGGTGCTGGCCACAGAGCAGGTGGCAGCCGCCCTGGTGCCCGGCAGCCACGGCTCTACCTTCGGCGGCAACCCGGTAGCCAGCGCGGCAGCCCTGGCCGTACTCGACAGCTTTGACAAGGAAGGCATACTGAAAAACTGTCGGGAAACAGGCGAATACCTGGCCGCCGGGCTACGTCGCTTATTTGAGGGCCACCCCGACGTCGTCGAGATCCGCGGACGCGGCCTGATGCTGGGCGTGGAGTTTTCAAAGCCGACCGGGCCCCTGGTGCTGGCGGCGCTGGAACAGGGCCTGCTCGTGAATGCGGCGGCCGGCACTGTGCTTCGACTGCTGCCGCCACTTACCCTGACGCGCGAGGAAGCAGACGAGGGCCTTGACCTGCTGGCCACGGCGTTAAAGAACTCGGGACTGGAAAGGTAA
- the hslV gene encoding ATP-dependent protease subunit HslV, whose product MHATTIIAVRRDDRVAMAGDGQVSTGDTIMKHSARKVRRLYGGKVLGGFAGATADAFTLFEKFEAKLDQHNGQIVRAAVELAKDWRSDRVLRRLEAMLIVADSEASLLISGAGDVIEPDDGVIAIGSGGSYALAAARALLAHSELSAADTAREAMKIAGRICVYTNDNIAIEELP is encoded by the coding sequence ATGCACGCAACGACCATTATCGCCGTCCGCCGCGACGACCGGGTAGCCATGGCCGGAGACGGGCAGGTGTCCACCGGCGACACGATCATGAAACACTCGGCCCGCAAGGTCCGCCGGCTGTATGGCGGCAAGGTGCTGGGCGGCTTCGCCGGGGCCACGGCAGACGCATTTACCCTGTTTGAAAAGTTCGAGGCCAAGCTCGATCAGCACAACGGCCAGATCGTTCGCGCGGCCGTGGAGCTGGCCAAGGACTGGCGCAGCGACCGCGTATTGCGGAGGCTGGAGGCCATGCTCATCGTCGCCGACAGCGAGGCCTCGTTACTGATTTCGGGAGCTGGCGACGTCATAGAACCCGACGACGGGGTAATCGCCATCGGCTCGGGTGGCAGCTACGCGCTGGCCGCCGCAAGAGCGCTGCTGGCCCACTCCGAGCTGTCGGCGGCCGACACGGCGCGCGAGGCCATGAAAATCGCCGGCCGTATCTGCGTGTACACCAACGATAACATAGCCATCGAGGAACTCCCGTGA
- a CDS encoding enoyl-CoA hydratase/isomerase family protein produces the protein MPLTTTMPVVAPGGATMSDESLSYETIELSSTDQGVTTILLDRPDERNAMNVAMGREIQQAVESINADPHCRVVIIRGSGRAFSAGGDLKSLAHEAGLAGDGSGLGGGSSFYRLFLSITALRVPSIAAINGHAIGAGLCFALGADLRVIHEKAKVGMTFVKLGIHPGMAATWTLPRLVGPAVAAELLYTGRLVTADEALAMGLVNRTAGEDFDEVVASLAAGVAGSGPVAVRAVKETLAGTWERSIDEAMELESTTQAMTFNTDDAREGMKAIMEKRPPRFEGH, from the coding sequence GTGCCGCTAACCACAACCATGCCCGTGGTGGCGCCCGGAGGAGCAACGATGTCGGACGAAAGCTTGTCGTATGAAACCATAGAACTCAGCAGCACCGACCAGGGAGTAACAACCATACTCCTGGACAGGCCCGATGAGCGTAACGCAATGAACGTCGCCATGGGGAGGGAGATACAGCAGGCGGTCGAGAGCATCAACGCCGACCCCCACTGCCGCGTGGTGATCATAAGGGGCAGCGGACGGGCCTTCAGCGCCGGTGGCGACCTCAAGAGCCTGGCCCACGAGGCCGGCCTGGCCGGCGACGGCAGCGGCCTGGGAGGTGGATCGAGCTTCTACCGGCTTTTTCTGTCAATAACCGCGCTGCGCGTACCCTCGATAGCCGCGATCAACGGTCACGCCATAGGTGCCGGGCTGTGCTTTGCCCTGGGTGCCGACCTGCGCGTGATACACGAGAAAGCCAAGGTGGGCATGACCTTCGTAAAGCTGGGCATCCACCCGGGAATGGCGGCCACGTGGACGCTGCCGCGACTGGTGGGCCCTGCCGTTGCCGCCGAGCTGCTCTACACCGGCCGCCTGGTTACTGCCGACGAAGCGCTGGCGATGGGACTAGTCAACCGCACTGCGGGCGAAGACTTCGACGAGGTGGTAGCCTCGTTGGCCGCGGGCGTGGCCGGCAGCGGCCCGGTGGCTGTGCGGGCGGTCAAGGAAACCCTGGCCGGAACCTGGGAGAGGAGCATCGACGAAGCCATGGAGCTCGAGTCGACCACCCAGGCCATGACCTTCAATACCGACGATGCCCGTGAGGGGATGAAAGCGATAATGGAAAAACGACCGCCGCGCTTCGAGGGCCACTGA
- the hslU gene encoding ATP-dependent protease ATPase subunit HslU → MTPREIVSELDRYIVGQSDAKRAVAIALRNRWRRLQVDSELREEIVPKNIIMIGPTGVGKTEISRRLAKLADAPFVKVEATRFTEVGYVGRDVESIIRDLTELAISMVEEEEKEKVQSRAAERAEERVLDALLPGKDPAMVAAGGPESLPENADTREKLRRMLREGALDDREVDVEPTQQMPMLEILGPQGMDDATSSLKDSLGSFLQGMREPRQHKVKVPEALEQLTAQEAEAMLDRGEVATEAIRRVEESGIVFIDEIDKICGRDGSMGADVSREGVQRDLLPIVEGSTIKTRHGMVKSDHVLFIASGAFNVAKPADLIPEFQGRFPVRVELKALDRGDFVRILTEPRNALTRQYSALLETENVELVFEASAIDALAGMAAEVNERSENVGARRLHTLLERLLDEISFEAPERSGSRLLIDADYVNEKLSAIVEDQDLSRYIL, encoded by the coding sequence ATGACGCCGCGGGAAATCGTGTCGGAGCTCGACCGTTACATAGTTGGCCAGTCGGATGCCAAGCGGGCGGTGGCCATCGCCCTGCGCAACCGCTGGCGGCGGCTGCAGGTCGACAGCGAGCTGCGCGAAGAAATCGTGCCCAAGAACATCATCATGATCGGCCCCACCGGCGTGGGAAAGACCGAGATCTCGCGCAGGCTGGCCAAGTTGGCCGACGCGCCCTTCGTCAAGGTGGAGGCCACGCGCTTTACCGAGGTGGGCTACGTAGGCCGTGACGTGGAATCGATCATCCGCGACCTCACCGAGCTGGCCATAAGCATGGTCGAGGAAGAAGAGAAGGAAAAGGTCCAGTCCAGGGCCGCCGAGCGGGCCGAGGAGCGGGTGCTCGACGCCCTGCTGCCGGGCAAGGACCCTGCGATGGTGGCCGCCGGCGGGCCGGAGAGCCTGCCCGAGAACGCCGACACCCGTGAAAAGCTGCGCCGCATGCTGCGTGAGGGCGCACTCGATGACAGGGAAGTCGACGTGGAGCCGACCCAGCAGATGCCCATGCTCGAGATACTCGGCCCGCAGGGAATGGACGACGCGACGTCGAGCCTCAAGGACAGCCTCGGAAGTTTTCTGCAGGGGATGCGCGAGCCGCGGCAGCACAAGGTCAAGGTGCCCGAGGCGCTCGAACAGCTCACCGCCCAGGAGGCCGAGGCCATGCTTGACCGGGGCGAGGTCGCCACCGAGGCCATCAGGCGGGTTGAAGAAAGCGGCATAGTCTTCATCGACGAGATCGACAAGATCTGCGGTCGTGACGGCTCAATGGGGGCCGACGTGTCGAGGGAAGGCGTGCAGCGGGACCTGCTGCCCATAGTCGAAGGCTCCACGATCAAGACCCGCCACGGCATGGTCAAGTCCGACCACGTGTTGTTCATCGCCTCGGGCGCCTTCAACGTCGCCAAGCCAGCCGACCTCATACCCGAGTTCCAGGGACGGTTTCCCGTCAGGGTGGAACTCAAGGCGCTGGACCGCGGCGATTTCGTACGCATACTCACCGAGCCGCGCAATGCGCTGACACGCCAATACTCCGCCCTGCTCGAAACCGAGAACGTGGAGCTGGTATTTGAAGCGTCGGCCATAGACGCGTTGGCCGGCATGGCGGCCGAGGTCAACGAGCGCTCTGAAAACGTGGGCGCACGGCGGCTGCACACCCTGCTCGAGCGGCTGCTGGACGAAATATCCTTCGAGGCCCCCGAGCGCTCGGGCAGCCGGCTGCTCATAGACGCCGATTATGTGAATGAAAAGCTGTCGGCCATCGTAGAAGACCAGGACCTTTCGCGCTATATTCTCTGA
- a CDS encoding alpha/beta hydrolase, which produces MGDVHRPSSERCPWLLLCHGMESTRGGTKQLAMVERFLPLGVGILRFDFSYVGDSEGNFEDLTLSGEVEDALGAMDFLLGFEPGLCVMVGSSLGGMVALKAATILGGQLSGVATLAAVAESSLFLRGVSEADREQWRSSGSRPWGDASLRSSFLDDAEGFELLTRLPSLQLPTLIMHGDADTVVPVEQAHSLAAAAAGPVREVIFPGVGHRFEEPGALEELLDTLQDWLTGSVGFELA; this is translated from the coding sequence GTGGGCGACGTTCATCGTCCCTCGAGTGAACGCTGCCCGTGGCTGCTGCTGTGCCACGGCATGGAATCCACCCGCGGCGGTACCAAGCAGCTGGCCATGGTCGAAAGATTCCTGCCCCTGGGCGTTGGCATACTGCGTTTTGACTTCAGCTACGTGGGCGATTCGGAGGGCAACTTTGAAGACCTGACGCTGAGTGGTGAGGTGGAAGACGCCCTGGGTGCGATGGATTTTCTGCTCGGCTTCGAGCCTGGTCTCTGCGTCATGGTGGGCTCGAGCCTGGGCGGAATGGTGGCGCTCAAGGCGGCCACGATCCTGGGCGGACAGTTGTCGGGTGTCGCAACGCTGGCCGCCGTGGCCGAGTCGTCGCTGTTTCTGCGTGGCGTGTCGGAGGCCGACCGCGAGCAGTGGCGCAGCAGTGGCAGTCGGCCCTGGGGTGACGCGAGTTTGCGGTCGAGTTTTCTCGACGACGCCGAGGGTTTTGAACTGCTCACCCGCCTGCCTTCGTTGCAACTGCCCACCCTCATCATGCACGGGGACGCCGATACCGTGGTGCCGGTGGAGCAGGCCCACAGCCTGGCGGCAGCCGCGGCCGGGCCAGTGCGCGAAGTAATATTTCCCGGCGTGGGGCATCGTTTTGAAGAGCCCGGTGCCCTCGAAGAACTGCTCGACACGCTGCAGGACTGGCTGACCGGGAGCGTGGGGTTCGAGCTTGCCTGA
- the argB gene encoding acetylglutamate kinase, with the protein MNELIAKAEVLLEALPYIKRFAGRTIVIKYGGAAMLSDELRDGFAEDVVLLKSLGLNPVVVHGGGPQIGEALKRSGVETRFVRGMRVTDKAVMDVVEMVLGGTVNMGIVSMIQGHGGQAIGLSGKDGGLLEAVPMKVVVEGSDEAVDLGQVGDVTRVNPGVLEKFISTDYIPVIAPIGAGSDGLSYNINADLAASHIARALGAAKLMLLTDVEGIRGSDGELSPRVSTPQARTWIDGGTIEGGMIPKVECGLDALAGGVSQVHIIDGRVSHAVLLEIFTNTGVGTELVLDTEDGAS; encoded by the coding sequence ATGAACGAGCTCATAGCCAAGGCAGAAGTACTGCTCGAAGCGCTGCCCTACATAAAGCGCTTCGCAGGACGCACGATCGTCATCAAGTATGGTGGCGCCGCCATGCTCTCCGATGAGCTCAGGGACGGCTTTGCCGAGGACGTGGTGCTGCTTAAATCGCTGGGCCTGAACCCGGTGGTAGTGCACGGCGGCGGCCCGCAGATAGGCGAAGCACTCAAGCGCAGCGGCGTCGAGACGCGCTTCGTCAGGGGCATGCGGGTGACCGACAAGGCGGTCATGGACGTGGTCGAGATGGTGCTGGGCGGCACCGTCAACATGGGGATCGTGTCGATGATACAAGGCCACGGCGGTCAGGCCATAGGGCTGAGCGGCAAAGACGGTGGCCTGCTTGAAGCCGTGCCGATGAAGGTCGTCGTGGAGGGCTCCGACGAAGCAGTAGACCTGGGACAGGTGGGCGATGTGACGCGGGTGAACCCCGGGGTACTCGAGAAATTTATCTCCACCGACTACATCCCGGTCATCGCCCCCATCGGCGCGGGCAGCGACGGACTCAGTTACAACATCAACGCCGACCTCGCGGCCTCGCACATCGCCCGTGCGCTGGGCGCGGCCAAGCTCATGCTGCTCACCGACGTAGAGGGCATACGCGGTAGCGACGGTGAGCTGTCCCCCAGGGTCTCGACCCCCCAGGCGCGGACCTGGATAGACGGCGGCACAATAGAAGGCGGCATGATCCCCAAGGTAGAGTGCGGGCTCGACGCCCTGGCTGGTGGCGTGAGCCAGGTCCACATCATCGACGGCAGGGTCAGCCACGCGGTGCTGCTCGAGATCTTCACCAACACCGGCGTCGGCACCGAGCTGGTGCTCGACACAGAAGATGGAGCGTCCTGA
- a CDS encoding histone deacetylase — protein sequence MAITGLLRDDRFRLHDPGAGHPERAERLAALDLLFDEPRHSSLVRVEAREANDAELLAVHDQQHVSLVAGSAGSALTRFDADTVACKDSFEAARLAAGGAMALADAIVEGRVDNGFAALRPPGHHAERDHPMGFCLFNNVAVVAQHLRRVHGVERVLIVDWDVHHGNGTQHRFYDDPGVMYVSLHQYPWYPGSGACGETGQGPGEGFTVNLPMAAGADWAGYESAFREVLLPVASAFDPDFVLVSAGFDAHRDDPLAQVGLDEHDFACMASDLLELADSSADGRAMLLLEGGYELGALSRSVDSVLGVLGGQRVRWPGQAEAGPDTEKTRQLLAATWGL from the coding sequence GTGGCTATCACTGGTTTGCTTCGCGACGACAGGTTCCGTCTCCACGACCCCGGGGCGGGGCATCCCGAGCGCGCCGAACGCCTGGCGGCCCTGGACCTGTTGTTCGACGAGCCGAGGCACTCGTCGCTCGTGCGCGTCGAGGCCCGCGAGGCCAACGACGCGGAGCTGCTGGCGGTGCACGACCAGCAGCACGTTTCGCTGGTGGCCGGTAGCGCCGGCTCCGCGCTCACCCGCTTCGACGCCGACACGGTTGCCTGCAAGGATTCCTTCGAGGCCGCCCGCCTGGCCGCGGGCGGGGCCATGGCCCTGGCCGATGCCATAGTAGAGGGCCGCGTAGACAACGGTTTTGCTGCTCTCAGGCCGCCGGGGCACCACGCCGAGCGCGATCACCCGATGGGGTTCTGCCTGTTCAACAACGTGGCCGTCGTAGCCCAGCACCTGAGACGGGTGCACGGCGTGGAGCGCGTGCTGATCGTGGACTGGGACGTCCACCACGGCAACGGCACCCAGCACCGCTTCTACGACGACCCCGGCGTTATGTACGTTTCGTTGCACCAGTACCCCTGGTATCCGGGCAGCGGCGCTTGTGGAGAAACCGGCCAGGGCCCGGGCGAGGGATTTACCGTCAATCTGCCGATGGCGGCCGGCGCCGACTGGGCCGGCTATGAGTCGGCCTTCAGGGAGGTGCTGCTGCCGGTGGCCTCTGCGTTTGATCCTGACTTCGTACTCGTGTCCGCCGGCTTTGACGCCCACCGAGACGACCCCCTGGCACAGGTTGGCCTGGACGAGCACGACTTTGCCTGCATGGCCTCGGACCTGCTTGAGCTGGCAGACAGCTCGGCCGACGGGCGTGCGATGTTGCTGCTCGAAGGCGGCTACGAGCTGGGCGCGCTGAGCCGTTCGGTGGACTCGGTGCTGGGCGTGCTCGGCGGCCAACGCGTCCGCTGGCCGGGACAGGCCGAGGCCGGCCCCGACACAGAAAAAACCAGGCAGCTTCTCGCAGCGACCTGGGGCCTGTAG
- the tatA gene encoding twin-arginine translocase TatA/TatE family subunit, translating to MFGIGPTELIVILVIALLVIGPKKLPDLAKSLGKGLAEFRRATSDITTELDNARIVVQDQVEQAASAHEKNIDKKRTPASSEADSSEAESSETGKAEPDTDDDKDGDGDKRNDD from the coding sequence ATGTTCGGCATAGGACCCACGGAACTTATTGTAATACTGGTCATCGCCCTGCTGGTGATAGGCCCGAAGAAGCTACCCGACCTGGCAAAGTCGCTGGGCAAGGGACTGGCCGAGTTCCGACGGGCCACCTCCGACATCACCACCGAGCTCGACAACGCGCGCATCGTTGTGCAGGACCAGGTGGAACAGGCCGCCAGCGCCCACGAGAAAAACATAGACAAGAAACGCACGCCCGCCAGTTCCGAGGCTGATAGTTCCGAAGCTGAGAGTTCCGAGACTGGCAAGGCTGAGCCCGATACCGACGACGACAAAGACGGCGACGGCGACAAGCGGAACGACGACTGA